A region of Myxococcus stipitatus DSM 14675 DNA encodes the following proteins:
- a CDS encoding PQQ-binding-like beta-propeller repeat protein: MRKQLVGWRHWLGSAVAVGLLSGCSSLPRYGNPELPRTELAPPLDYFSVNWWAPLVAPTLLEYAPREVATPAFDARSKTVIAATRDGVIRGVGPDGQVKWSKTTTTRFAAGATVHEGVAFVPGGDGILYALDAATGEQKWQYAAGESLATVPVVSEGLVLVASESDTLFAVKAADGVWAWQYRRDPPSGFTVRGASAPLVRNGNVYVGFSDGYIVSLSMKDGSANWEKSLSGAGNEFLDVDTTPAMDEHGQLYVASYKNGIYALSGDTGDVVWTNAVSGMTSLLARGQMLFVVGDGRVDAYLAEDGRLLWSHRLGERAGFTPVFAKGMLLVPNQRSLLFLDPKTGQSRVAWNPGAGVSAAPFVAGSQLFVLSNNGCLYSLDFNGLKG; the protein is encoded by the coding sequence ATGAGGAAGCAGCTCGTGGGCTGGAGGCATTGGCTGGGGAGCGCCGTGGCGGTCGGTCTCCTGAGCGGTTGCAGTTCCCTGCCGCGCTACGGCAATCCGGAGCTGCCTCGCACGGAGCTGGCACCGCCGCTGGACTACTTCTCGGTGAACTGGTGGGCGCCGCTCGTGGCTCCCACCCTCCTGGAGTATGCCCCTCGCGAGGTCGCCACTCCGGCGTTCGACGCGCGCAGCAAGACGGTCATCGCCGCCACGCGGGATGGTGTCATCCGCGGCGTGGGTCCGGACGGTCAGGTCAAGTGGTCGAAGACCACGACCACCCGCTTCGCGGCGGGTGCCACGGTGCACGAGGGCGTGGCCTTCGTCCCCGGGGGTGACGGCATCCTGTACGCGCTGGACGCGGCGACGGGCGAGCAGAAGTGGCAGTACGCGGCGGGTGAGTCGCTGGCCACGGTGCCGGTGGTGTCCGAGGGGCTGGTGTTGGTGGCCTCGGAGAGCGACACCCTGTTCGCGGTGAAGGCCGCGGACGGCGTCTGGGCCTGGCAGTACCGGAGGGATCCTCCGTCGGGCTTCACGGTGCGCGGTGCGTCGGCGCCGCTGGTGCGCAACGGGAATGTCTACGTCGGCTTCTCCGACGGCTACATCGTGTCCCTCAGCATGAAGGACGGCTCGGCCAACTGGGAGAAGTCGCTCTCGGGGGCCGGCAACGAGTTCCTGGATGTGGACACCACGCCCGCGATGGACGAGCACGGGCAGCTCTACGTGGCGTCCTACAAGAACGGCATCTACGCGCTCAGCGGGGACACGGGCGACGTGGTCTGGACGAACGCCGTCAGCGGCATGACGTCGCTGCTGGCGCGCGGGCAGATGCTCTTCGTCGTGGGTGATGGCCGGGTGGATGCCTATCTGGCCGAGGACGGAAGGCTCCTCTGGTCGCACCGCCTGGGCGAAAGGGCGGGTTTCACCCCCGTGTTCGCCAAGGGAATGCTGCTCGTGCCCAACCAGCGCTCGCTGCTGTTCCTGGACCCGAAGACGGGCCAGTCGCGCGTGGCGTGGAACCCGGGCGCGGGTGTCTCGGCGGCGCCCTTCGTGGCGGGCTCGCAGCTGTTCGTGCTCTCCAACAACGGCTGCCTGTACTCGCTGGACTTCAACGGGCTGAAGGGGTGA
- a CDS encoding tetratricopeptide repeat protein gives MAGTKTEKIRQQELRQPDTFQKVGADARDWLIQRQKLIGVGVAVIIVGGIGVAIASEVSKRGEVKASQALGQALAILDRAVEGVQPAQPGDTDAPFKNLKERDEALVTALTDFRKEHAGTRSATTAGLSLGEAQFRLGKFADAQSTFTGFLKDAAANDPLRAGALEGQGYAFEAEKKFDEAIKSFDQMATAGGGEFLVGMGAYHKGRMLIAQDKKEEAASVLQKVSTDHPNTAAARLSSERLAVLASQGVKIPTPVQAAPDAGTDAG, from the coding sequence GTGGCTGGAACCAAGACCGAGAAGATTCGCCAGCAGGAACTTCGTCAGCCGGACACCTTCCAGAAGGTTGGCGCCGACGCGCGCGACTGGCTCATCCAGCGCCAGAAGCTCATCGGCGTTGGCGTGGCCGTCATCATCGTGGGCGGCATCGGCGTGGCCATCGCCAGCGAGGTATCCAAGCGTGGTGAGGTGAAGGCCTCCCAGGCGCTGGGCCAGGCGCTCGCCATCCTGGATCGCGCGGTGGAGGGCGTTCAGCCCGCGCAGCCCGGTGACACGGATGCCCCCTTCAAGAACCTGAAGGAGCGCGATGAGGCGCTGGTGACGGCGCTGACGGACTTCCGCAAGGAGCACGCGGGCACCCGCTCCGCGACCACCGCGGGCCTGTCGCTGGGCGAGGCCCAGTTCCGACTGGGCAAGTTCGCGGACGCGCAGTCCACGTTCACCGGCTTCCTGAAGGATGCCGCGGCGAACGACCCGCTCCGCGCGGGCGCGCTGGAGGGCCAGGGCTACGCCTTCGAGGCGGAGAAGAAGTTCGACGAGGCCATCAAGTCCTTCGATCAGATGGCCACGGCCGGCGGCGGCGAGTTCCTGGTGGGCATGGGCGCGTACCACAAGGGCCGGATGCTCATCGCCCAGGACAAGAAGGAAGAGGCTGCCTCGGTCCTGCAGAAGGTGTCGACGGACCACCCGAACACGGCGGCGGCGCGGCTGTCCAGCGAGCGGCTGGCGGTGCTGGCCTCGCAGGGTGTGAAGATTCCGACTCCGGTGCAGGCCGCGCCGGACGCTGGCACGGACGCGGGGTAG
- the der gene encoding ribosome biogenesis GTPase Der: MKPLVAIVGRPNVGKSTLFNRLIGRRLALVEDMPGVTRDRHYADAEWGGRSFTFIDTGGFVPGEKDSLLKQVREQAQLAVEECDVIVFVTDGREGVTAADESVASYLRKSGKPVIVAANKLDNTTGTMQALAADFYKLGLGEVHPMSAEHNLGVNGLFDEVVEKLPPKEEGEGDAAPPDDGIIRVAIIGRPNVGKSTLVNAILKEKRVVASDVPGTTRDPIDSPLTYKGRKLLLTDTAGIRRKKTIAQQVEKYSVVAALKVMERSDVAVLLMDATEPAVDQDAKLAGLAEERGRALVIVVNKWDLVDNDARRQDAYRESLKHALKFVGYAPILFTSALTGSKVEKVVDVAVELAQQFRFRAPTPQLNRLLEHMVDNNPAPIVKSKPLRLYYIAQVAAAPPTFTVTCNQPEGVPDMYKRYITNQLRKTFDLRVPIRILFRGRPGQAKRAARKKPHLQGKH, encoded by the coding sequence ATGAAGCCGCTGGTCGCGATTGTGGGACGCCCCAACGTGGGCAAGAGCACGCTGTTCAACCGTCTCATCGGCCGGCGCCTCGCGTTGGTGGAGGACATGCCGGGCGTGACGAGAGACCGCCACTACGCCGACGCGGAGTGGGGAGGGCGCTCGTTCACCTTCATCGACACGGGCGGCTTCGTCCCGGGCGAGAAGGACTCCTTGCTCAAGCAGGTGCGGGAGCAGGCGCAGCTCGCCGTGGAGGAGTGTGACGTCATCGTCTTCGTCACCGACGGCCGCGAGGGCGTGACGGCCGCGGACGAGTCGGTGGCCAGCTACCTGCGCAAGAGCGGCAAGCCGGTGATTGTCGCGGCCAACAAGCTGGACAACACCACGGGCACGATGCAGGCCCTGGCCGCGGACTTCTACAAGCTGGGCCTGGGCGAGGTGCATCCCATGTCCGCCGAGCACAACCTGGGAGTCAACGGGCTGTTCGACGAGGTCGTGGAGAAGCTGCCGCCCAAGGAGGAAGGCGAGGGCGACGCGGCGCCTCCGGACGACGGCATCATCCGCGTGGCCATCATCGGCCGTCCCAACGTGGGCAAGAGCACGCTGGTCAACGCGATCCTCAAGGAGAAGCGCGTGGTGGCCAGCGACGTGCCGGGGACGACGCGAGACCCGATCGACTCGCCGCTGACCTACAAGGGTCGCAAGCTCCTCCTCACGGACACCGCGGGCATCCGGCGCAAGAAGACGATTGCGCAGCAGGTGGAGAAGTACTCGGTGGTGGCGGCGCTCAAGGTGATGGAGCGCAGCGACGTGGCCGTGCTGTTGATGGACGCCACGGAGCCGGCGGTGGACCAGGACGCGAAGCTGGCGGGACTGGCCGAGGAGCGGGGCCGCGCGCTGGTCATCGTGGTGAACAAGTGGGACCTGGTGGACAACGACGCACGCCGCCAGGATGCGTACCGCGAGTCCCTCAAGCACGCGCTGAAGTTCGTGGGCTACGCGCCCATCCTCTTCACGTCCGCGCTGACCGGGTCCAAGGTGGAGAAGGTGGTCGACGTGGCGGTGGAGTTGGCGCAGCAGTTCCGGTTCCGGGCGCCCACGCCGCAGCTCAACCGGCTGCTGGAGCACATGGTGGACAACAACCCGGCGCCCATCGTGAAGAGCAAGCCCTTGCGGCTGTACTACATCGCCCAGGTGGCCGCGGCGCCGCCGACGTTCACGGTGACGTGCAACCAACCCGAGGGCGTCCCGGACATGTACAAGCGGTACATCACCAATCAGCTCCGCAAGACGTTCGACCTGCGAGTCCCCATCCGGATTCTCTTCCGGGGGCGGCCCGGGCAGGCGAAGCGCGCGGCTCGCAAGAAGCCGCACCTTCAAGGGAAGCACTGA
- the era gene encoding GTPase Era has translation MASPKNHRSGFAALIGRPNVGKSTLLNALTGEKIAIVSGKPQTTRNRILGVVTRPEGQVAFIDTPGIHQAKGELNRYMVEKALQAAEEVDLVLFLIEPPAGEKPEVSPGNRTILERLQKLGKPTFLVINKIDSLPKAALLPLIDLYRQEFPFAEVVPISAREKDGVERLFHTVLGHLPEGERVFDEDMLTDQQERTLVGEYIREQVLRHCRQEIPYSTAVLVDIFDESEREPRPGTPPGQLGGLIRIAASIYVERDSQKAIIIGKQGQMLKTIGTDARKSVQRLLGAHVYLDLRVRVEPRWSERPESLKKLGYD, from the coding sequence ATGGCCTCTCCCAAGAACCACCGCAGCGGCTTCGCCGCGCTCATCGGACGCCCCAATGTGGGCAAGAGCACCCTGCTCAACGCGCTCACCGGTGAGAAGATCGCCATCGTCTCTGGCAAGCCACAGACGACCCGCAACCGCATCCTCGGCGTGGTGACCCGCCCCGAGGGGCAGGTCGCTTTCATCGACACTCCCGGCATCCACCAGGCCAAGGGAGAGCTCAACCGCTACATGGTGGAGAAGGCGCTCCAGGCCGCCGAGGAGGTGGACCTGGTCCTCTTCCTCATCGAGCCGCCCGCGGGTGAGAAGCCCGAGGTGAGCCCCGGCAACCGCACCATCCTCGAGCGGCTCCAGAAGCTGGGCAAGCCCACCTTCCTGGTCATCAACAAGATCGACTCGCTGCCCAAGGCGGCGCTGCTGCCGCTCATCGACCTGTACCGCCAGGAGTTCCCCTTCGCGGAGGTGGTCCCCATCTCCGCGCGGGAGAAGGACGGCGTGGAGCGCCTGTTCCACACGGTGCTGGGCCACTTGCCGGAAGGCGAGCGCGTCTTCGACGAGGACATGCTCACGGACCAGCAGGAGCGCACGCTGGTGGGCGAGTACATCCGCGAGCAGGTGCTGCGTCACTGCCGGCAGGAGATTCCGTACTCGACGGCCGTCCTGGTGGACATCTTCGACGAGTCCGAGCGGGAGCCCCGCCCCGGGACGCCGCCCGGGCAGTTGGGGGGCCTCATCCGCATCGCCGCTTCCATCTACGTGGAGCGCGACAGCCAGAAGGCCATCATCATTGGCAAGCAGGGGCAGATGCTGAAGACGATTGGCACGGACGCGCGCAAGTCCGTGCAGCGCCTCTTGGGCGCGCACGTCTACCTGGACCTGCGCGTCCGCGTGGAGCCGCGTTGGAGCGAGCGCCCCGAGAGCCTCAAGAAGCTGGGATACGACTGA
- a CDS encoding peptidylprolyl isomerase: MRPSTSLRLTFALVACLLAGSAVAKQPVMARGGKWSRQVESGKDIYAVLKTSQGDIIVRLFSKDAPKTVANFVGLASGEKEWTDPKSGAKSRKPLYDGTVFHRVIPGFMIQGGDPTGMGSGDPGYRFEDEFQSGRTFDKPGLLAMANRGPGTNGSQFFITTGTPDHLTNRHTIFGEVVMGYEVVEKIGGVARDNRDRPQTPVVLMRVMLREKAPAGVVIPQGPAADAPVKPVMVPKEKGEAEGQRRMTR, from the coding sequence ATGCGCCCCTCCACCTCCCTCCGACTGACGTTCGCGTTGGTGGCCTGCCTGCTGGCGGGCTCCGCCGTCGCGAAGCAGCCCGTGATGGCTCGGGGTGGCAAGTGGAGCCGGCAGGTGGAGTCCGGCAAGGACATCTACGCCGTCCTCAAGACGAGCCAGGGGGACATCATCGTCCGGCTCTTCTCGAAGGATGCCCCCAAGACGGTGGCGAACTTCGTGGGGCTGGCGTCGGGCGAGAAGGAGTGGACGGACCCGAAGTCGGGGGCCAAGTCTCGCAAGCCGCTCTACGACGGCACGGTGTTCCACCGCGTCATCCCGGGCTTCATGATTCAGGGCGGGGACCCGACGGGTATGGGCAGTGGTGACCCGGGCTACCGCTTCGAGGATGAGTTCCAGAGCGGGAGGACCTTCGACAAGCCGGGCCTGCTGGCCATGGCGAACCGGGGGCCGGGGACCAACGGCAGCCAGTTCTTCATCACCACGGGCACGCCGGACCACCTGACGAACCGGCACACCATCTTCGGCGAGGTCGTGATGGGCTACGAGGTGGTGGAGAAGATTGGCGGCGTGGCCCGGGACAACCGGGACCGGCCGCAGACCCCCGTCGTGCTGATGCGGGTCATGCTGAGGGAAAAGGCCCCCGCGGGAGTGGTGATTCCCCAGGGACCGGCGGCGGATGCGCCTGTGAAGCCGGTGATGGTGCCGAAAGAGAAGGGCGAAGCAGAAGGACAAAGACGGATGACCAGGTGA
- the rnc gene encoding ribonuclease III: MEKLSVAERVETLEKRLGLVFSRREVALEALTHKTYVNESRDKDLKDNQRLEFLGDSVVNLAVSHRLMDRFPGVSEGDLTKMRARVVNEDGLARVARSIPLGDLLLLGRGELQSGGREKNSVLADALEAVFAAVYLCSGLETAAALVDRCFAELLEEVSSGQGRLDYKTLLQEMAHEKLKLSPRYRVVSEAGPEHSKVFEVELTLGDAPLARASGRSKKEAEQSAAQATLERLKREAAATPEAGGEAPAAPTPEVPPGDTSA, from the coding sequence GTGGAGAAGCTGAGTGTGGCGGAGCGGGTGGAGACCCTGGAGAAGCGTCTGGGGCTGGTGTTCTCGCGCAGGGAAGTCGCGCTGGAGGCCCTCACCCACAAGACCTACGTCAATGAGTCGCGGGACAAGGACCTCAAGGACAACCAGCGCCTGGAGTTCCTGGGGGACTCGGTGGTGAACCTCGCCGTGAGCCACCGGCTGATGGACCGCTTCCCTGGCGTGTCGGAGGGCGACCTCACGAAGATGCGCGCCCGGGTGGTCAACGAGGACGGGCTGGCGCGGGTGGCTCGGAGCATCCCCCTGGGGGACTTGCTGCTCCTGGGCCGGGGCGAGCTGCAGTCGGGCGGGCGCGAGAAGAACTCCGTGCTGGCGGACGCCCTCGAGGCCGTCTTCGCCGCCGTCTACCTGTGCTCGGGCCTGGAGACGGCGGCCGCGCTCGTGGACCGCTGCTTCGCGGAGCTCCTGGAAGAGGTCTCCAGTGGCCAGGGTCGCCTGGACTACAAGACGCTCCTCCAGGAGATGGCCCACGAGAAGCTGAAGCTGTCGCCCCGCTACCGGGTGGTGTCCGAGGCGGGGCCGGAGCACTCCAAGGTCTTCGAGGTGGAGCTCACCCTGGGGGATGCGCCCCTGGCCCGAGCCTCTGGCCGTAGCAAGAAGGAAGCGGAGCAGAGTGCCGCGCAGGCGACGCTGGAGCGCCTCAAGCGAGAGGCCGCCGCGACGCCCGAGGCAGGGGGGGAGGCCCCGGCGGCGCCCACCCCGGAAGTGCCACCGGGTGACACCTCGGCGTGA
- a CDS encoding acyl-CoA dehydrogenase family protein, with the protein MDFELPESHRALQSSLRDFCERQVKPYAGQWDKEEKFPMEVVRELGQLGVMGILVGEKYGGAAMDSLAVAVAVEEIARYDGSLALTVASHNGLGTSHLRVFGNAAQHEKFLPKLATGEYLGAWGLTEPGSGSDASGMKTTAVRQGNDWVLNGTKMFITQGTVGDVFVVLAVTAPEKRQKGITAFLLEKGMPGFSQRAIHGKLGMRSSDTAELILENVVVPDSSRVGEVNHGFIDTMKILDRGRITIGALAVGLARGALEESARYSKERTAFGQPIGEFQALRWMMADMKTETDAARLLVHRAARLADAGQPYSREAAMAKLFASEAAMRASSKAVQIHGGYGYTREFPVERYLRDAKLCEIGEGTSEIQRTIIARETFKGA; encoded by the coding sequence ATGGACTTCGAACTTCCCGAGAGTCATCGCGCCCTCCAGTCCTCCCTCCGAGACTTCTGCGAACGCCAGGTGAAGCCGTACGCCGGCCAGTGGGACAAGGAGGAGAAGTTCCCCATGGAAGTCGTGCGCGAGCTGGGACAGCTCGGCGTCATGGGCATCCTCGTCGGGGAGAAGTACGGCGGGGCGGCCATGGACTCGCTCGCCGTGGCGGTGGCCGTGGAGGAGATCGCCCGGTACGACGGCTCGCTGGCGCTGACGGTGGCCAGCCACAACGGCCTGGGCACCAGCCACCTGCGCGTCTTCGGCAACGCCGCGCAGCACGAGAAGTTCCTGCCCAAGCTGGCCACGGGTGAGTACCTGGGCGCGTGGGGCCTGACGGAGCCCGGGTCCGGCTCGGACGCGTCGGGGATGAAGACGACGGCGGTGCGCCAGGGCAACGACTGGGTGCTCAACGGCACCAAGATGTTCATCACCCAGGGCACCGTGGGCGACGTCTTCGTGGTGCTCGCGGTGACGGCTCCTGAGAAGCGGCAGAAGGGCATCACCGCCTTCCTGCTGGAGAAGGGGATGCCCGGGTTCAGCCAGCGCGCCATCCACGGAAAGCTGGGCATGCGCTCGTCGGACACGGCGGAGCTCATCCTGGAGAACGTGGTCGTCCCGGACTCCAGCCGCGTGGGCGAGGTGAACCATGGCTTCATCGACACGATGAAGATCCTCGACCGCGGCCGCATCACCATCGGCGCGCTGGCGGTGGGCCTGGCCCGGGGCGCGCTGGAGGAGTCGGCGCGGTACTCGAAGGAGCGCACCGCGTTCGGCCAGCCCATTGGCGAGTTCCAGGCGCTGCGCTGGATGATGGCGGACATGAAGACGGAGACGGACGCGGCGCGGCTGCTGGTCCACCGCGCGGCACGGCTGGCCGACGCGGGTCAGCCGTACTCCCGGGAGGCCGCGATGGCGAAGCTGTTCGCCTCCGAGGCCGCCATGCGCGCCAGCTCCAAGGCCGTGCAGATCCACGGCGGCTATGGCTACACCCGTGAATTCCCCGTCGAGCGCTACCTGCGCGACGCCAAATTGTGTGAAATTGGCGAGGGAACGAGCGAAATCCAACGCACCATCATCGCGAGAGAGACCTTCAAAGGGGCTTGA
- a CDS encoding acyl-CoA carboxylase subunit beta, translated as MSQDSKLLEKIAQVEKGGAQKYHAKNQEAGKLFARERIRLLVDEGSFVEDAKLANNLDPELPSDGVVIGLGKVAGRTVAIMANDSTVKAGSWGARTVEKILRIQETARSLRCPLLYLVDSAGARITDQVEMFPGRRGAGRIFYNEVHMSGDVPQVCLLFGPSAAGGAYIPAFCDLVIMVDGNASMYLGSPRMAEMVIGEKVTLEEMGGAKMHCSISGCGDVLVKTEQEAIAAAKKYLAFFPENCSQLPPRDEPKAPKASGKKVEEIVPVDQNKPFDMHALITELIDEGSWFEVKKLFAQELITGLARIDGRPVGIVANQPKYKGGVLFVDSADKAARFIWLCDAFNIPLLYLADVPGFMIGTKVERAGIIRSGAKMISAVSEASVPRICVVVRKAYGAGLYAMSGPGFAPEATLALPGAMIAVMGPEAAVNAVYYNKIQELPEADRPAYVQKLRDEYKADVDIYKLASELVIDDIVPGDRLRHELTQRYGLYVERQQPRAEKKHGVYPV; from the coding sequence ATGTCCCAAGACTCGAAGCTGCTGGAGAAGATCGCCCAGGTGGAGAAGGGTGGCGCGCAGAAGTACCACGCGAAGAACCAGGAGGCCGGCAAGCTGTTCGCGCGCGAGCGCATCCGCTTGCTCGTCGACGAGGGTTCCTTCGTCGAGGACGCGAAGCTCGCCAACAACCTGGACCCGGAGCTGCCCTCGGATGGCGTCGTCATCGGCCTGGGCAAGGTGGCGGGCCGCACGGTGGCCATCATGGCCAACGACTCCACGGTGAAGGCCGGGAGCTGGGGTGCCCGCACGGTGGAGAAGATCCTCCGCATCCAGGAGACCGCCCGCTCGCTGCGCTGCCCGTTGCTCTACCTGGTGGACTCCGCGGGGGCCCGCATCACGGACCAGGTGGAGATGTTCCCCGGCCGCCGAGGCGCCGGACGCATCTTCTACAACGAGGTGCACATGTCCGGGGACGTGCCCCAGGTGTGCTTGCTCTTCGGACCCTCGGCGGCGGGTGGCGCGTACATCCCGGCCTTCTGCGACCTGGTCATCATGGTGGACGGCAATGCCTCCATGTACCTGGGCAGCCCGCGCATGGCGGAGATGGTCATCGGCGAGAAGGTGACGCTGGAGGAGATGGGCGGCGCGAAGATGCACTGCTCCATCTCCGGCTGTGGCGACGTGCTGGTGAAGACGGAGCAGGAGGCCATCGCCGCGGCGAAGAAGTACCTGGCCTTCTTCCCGGAGAACTGCAGCCAGCTGCCTCCCCGCGATGAGCCCAAGGCGCCCAAGGCCAGCGGGAAGAAGGTGGAGGAGATCGTCCCCGTCGACCAGAACAAGCCCTTCGACATGCATGCGCTCATCACCGAGCTCATCGACGAGGGGAGCTGGTTCGAGGTGAAGAAGCTCTTCGCCCAGGAGCTCATCACGGGCCTGGCCCGCATCGACGGACGCCCGGTGGGCATCGTCGCCAACCAGCCCAAGTACAAGGGCGGCGTGCTCTTCGTGGACAGCGCCGACAAGGCCGCGCGCTTCATCTGGCTCTGCGACGCCTTCAACATCCCGCTGCTCTATCTGGCCGACGTGCCGGGCTTCATGATCGGCACCAAGGTGGAGCGCGCGGGCATCATCCGCTCCGGCGCGAAGATGATCTCCGCCGTGTCCGAGGCCAGCGTGCCGCGCATCTGCGTCGTCGTGCGCAAGGCCTACGGCGCGGGCCTCTACGCCATGAGCGGCCCGGGCTTCGCCCCGGAGGCCACCCTGGCGCTGCCCGGCGCGATGATCGCCGTCATGGGCCCGGAGGCGGCCGTCAACGCCGTCTACTACAACAAGATCCAGGAGCTGCCCGAGGCCGACCGCCCCGCCTATGTCCAGAAGCTGCGGGACGAGTACAAGGCGGACGTGGACATCTACAAGCTGGCCAGCGAGCTGGTCATCGATGACATCGTCCCGGGAGACCGGCTGAGGCACGAGCTGACCCAGCGCTATGGCCTGTACGTCGAGCGCCAGCAGCCCCGTGCCGAGAAGAAGCACGGCGTCTATCCCGTTTGA
- a CDS encoding YtxH domain-containing protein, with amino-acid sequence MFAKKKAMWTAKGLAKSELYRKWMAHKLLNELPRVARERWDEFDPDDALRHVGLTTYKPGRAGVGGLGLFLLGAVAGGVVALLLTPKTGDDFRTTVKDKAMGYMNKQNIGLAPEKSASA; translated from the coding sequence ATGTTCGCGAAGAAAAAGGCGATGTGGACGGCGAAGGGATTGGCCAAGAGCGAGCTGTACCGGAAGTGGATGGCTCACAAGCTCCTCAACGAGCTTCCGCGCGTGGCCCGGGAGCGGTGGGACGAATTCGACCCGGATGATGCGCTGCGCCACGTGGGGCTGACGACCTACAAGCCGGGCCGCGCCGGCGTGGGCGGGCTGGGCCTGTTCCTCCTGGGCGCGGTGGCGGGCGGCGTCGTCGCGCTCCTGCTCACGCCGAAGACGGGCGATGACTTCCGCACCACCGTCAAGGACAAGGCCATGGGCTACATGAACAAGCAGAACATCGGCCTGGCGCCGGAGAAGAGCGCCAGCGCCTGA
- a CDS encoding enoyl-CoA hydratase-related protein, with product MPEFKVDARGAIEIWTIDGEGRRNAISRAMLQELGALVERVSSGHQVRAVVITGAGDKAFCAGADLKERAGMSESEVRAFLDGLRRTFRAIEKSDCVFIAAVNGAAFGGGTELALACDLRVAAPAAELGLTEVKLGIIPGGGGTQRLTRLVGPGRAKDLILTARRLNAAEAFAMGLVNRLAPEGHLLEVAHTLAESVVENAPIAVATAKHAIDEGTGLELDDALALELRKYEEILKTEDRLEGLRAFAEKRPPVYKGR from the coding sequence ATGCCGGAATTCAAGGTCGACGCACGCGGAGCCATCGAGATCTGGACCATTGACGGCGAGGGCCGCCGCAATGCCATCAGCCGCGCGATGCTCCAGGAGCTGGGAGCACTCGTCGAGCGCGTGTCCTCGGGGCACCAGGTGCGCGCGGTGGTCATCACCGGTGCGGGCGACAAGGCCTTCTGCGCGGGCGCGGACCTCAAGGAGCGCGCCGGCATGTCGGAGTCCGAGGTCCGCGCGTTCCTGGACGGACTGCGCCGGACGTTCCGCGCCATCGAGAAGAGCGACTGTGTCTTCATCGCCGCCGTCAACGGCGCGGCCTTCGGTGGTGGCACGGAGCTGGCGCTCGCGTGTGACCTGCGCGTGGCGGCGCCCGCGGCCGAGCTGGGCCTGACGGAGGTGAAGCTGGGCATCATCCCCGGAGGCGGCGGCACGCAGCGCCTGACGCGGCTGGTGGGGCCGGGCCGCGCCAAGGACCTCATCCTCACGGCGCGCCGCCTCAACGCGGCCGAGGCCTTCGCCATGGGACTGGTCAACCGGCTCGCGCCCGAGGGGCACCTGCTGGAGGTGGCGCACACCCTGGCCGAGTCCGTGGTGGAGAACGCCCCCATCGCGGTGGCCACCGCCAAGCACGCCATCGACGAGGGCACGGGCCTGGAGCTGGATGACGCCCTCGCGCTGGAGCTGCGCAAGTACGAGGAGATCCTCAAGACGGAGGACCGGCTCGAGGGCCTTCGCGCGTTCGCGGAGAAGCGCCCCCCCGTCTACAAGGGGCGCTGA